Proteins encoded together in one Altererythrobacter epoxidivorans window:
- a CDS encoding DNA cytosine methyltransferase, whose protein sequence is MTVAQLKTQSLDRGATRQQALIQAALQNGGDLATALEDARWSYDDLTYANSHEKVWSGGKPTRLADFKKLVDQVPLVSFFTGCGGMDLGFEKIGFENVAAFEYNEIFCKTLRKNRPSWKVFGPPFGNGDVSKFDEVVEALEPLIQTPFEGIFVGGPPCQPFSIAANQRFSRSGENFKRVGFAHEKNGNLLFDYVNLVLHFKPKVFIVENVPGLRDLDGGEQLASAIQLLSEAGYTINEPTVLNAADYGVPQFRERLFVVGSRTNAKFEIPPTKDHVGCGSVLSALPIGLPNHETRSHKAGSIERYARLDYGQRDQLGRVDRLDPTLPSKTVIAGGTNGGGRSHLHPEIPRTLSVRECARLQTFPDDYVFLGPTARQFTQVGNAVPPVLAATLAQALAECYFVTD, encoded by the coding sequence ATGACGGTTGCGCAGCTCAAAACGCAGTCTTTGGATCGCGGAGCAACCCGCCAACAGGCACTGATTCAAGCGGCGTTGCAAAACGGTGGGGACTTGGCCACGGCCTTGGAAGACGCGCGCTGGAGCTACGATGATTTAACATATGCGAACTCGCACGAGAAAGTTTGGAGTGGCGGGAAGCCTACTCGCCTGGCCGACTTCAAGAAGCTTGTCGATCAGGTGCCCCTCGTCAGTTTCTTCACAGGTTGCGGCGGGATGGATCTTGGGTTCGAGAAAATTGGTTTCGAGAACGTGGCCGCCTTCGAATACAATGAGATTTTCTGCAAAACGTTGCGGAAAAATCGACCGTCTTGGAAGGTGTTCGGTCCGCCGTTTGGCAACGGTGACGTATCGAAATTTGACGAGGTCGTTGAAGCTCTAGAGCCGCTTATCCAGACACCTTTCGAGGGCATTTTTGTCGGTGGCCCGCCATGCCAACCATTTAGCATCGCTGCCAATCAGCGCTTTTCCCGATCAGGCGAGAATTTCAAACGGGTAGGCTTCGCCCACGAGAAGAATGGCAACCTTCTCTTCGACTATGTGAACTTGGTTCTGCATTTCAAACCGAAGGTCTTCATTGTTGAGAATGTTCCGGGTCTGAGGGACCTGGACGGTGGAGAACAGTTGGCTTCTGCGATCCAGCTCTTGAGTGAAGCTGGCTACACGATCAACGAACCAACGGTGCTTAACGCTGCTGACTACGGTGTGCCCCAATTTCGGGAGCGTCTGTTCGTTGTTGGGTCGAGGACTAACGCAAAGTTTGAAATTCCTCCAACCAAAGATCATGTCGGTTGCGGGAGCGTATTGAGCGCATTGCCTATTGGCCTCCCAAACCACGAAACCCGTTCGCATAAGGCTGGCTCGATCGAACGCTACGCGCGCCTTGACTATGGCCAAAGGGACCAATTGGGCCGTGTCGACCGTCTTGACCCAACTCTTCCGTCGAAGACGGTAATCGCTGGTGGGACTAATGGAGGCGGGCGATCTCACCTGCACCCTGAAATTCCACGGACGCTCAGTGTTCGTGAGTGCGCGCGTTTGCAGACCTTCCCCGATGATTACGTTTTCTTGGGTCCCACAGCGCGACAGTTTACGCAGGTTGGCAACGCGGTGCCCCCAGTTCTTGCAGCCACACTAGCTCAAGCTTTGGCTGAATGTTACTTTGTGACGGATTGA
- a CDS encoding ribbon-helix-helix protein, CopG family — MSGEKPSPGRRLKRISVALQEDQYIGLEEVAEDMGVTLADAAREAINSYLLTEHWGQTVGKLAEAEIAKGLTNEEVLERVLAKFPHAQTSRESVAWYRSKMRKENPNVPTDREARVRRES; from the coding sequence ATGAGTGGTGAAAAGCCGTCGCCCGGTCGCAGATTGAAGCGCATCTCAGTCGCGCTCCAAGAGGATCAGTATATCGGTCTGGAAGAGGTCGCCGAAGATATGGGCGTCACGCTCGCCGATGCGGCAAGGGAGGCGATCAACAGTTACTTGCTCACGGAGCATTGGGGGCAAACGGTCGGTAAGCTGGCCGAGGCGGAAATCGCCAAGGGGCTAACCAACGAGGAAGTCCTAGAGCGGGTGCTCGCCAAATTCCCCCACGCGCAGACCAGCCGGGAATCTGTGGCTTGGTATCGGAGCAAGATGCGTAAGGAGAACCCGAACGTGCCCACCGACAGAGAGGCGCGGGTTAGACGAGAGAGCTAA